DNA from Hippoglossus hippoglossus isolate fHipHip1 chromosome 1, fHipHip1.pri, whole genome shotgun sequence:
GAATATGTGCTTCACGCTGATATCACTGGAGTTTTTATAGAAATCCTATTgaagtctctctttcatctgtgtctctaatcaacagtattttgttgcatgtgtgtctcgTAGCTGCTTCACCAGTGCGGCTGGTCAACTCTGACAACCGCTGCTCTGGCAGAGTGGAGATCTACCATGCTGGACAGTGGGGGACAGTGTGTGACGATTCCTGGGACCTGAACGATGCCAAtgtggtgtgcagacagctgggcTGTGGCAGGGCTCGTTCAGCACTGCAACATGCTGCTTTTGGACAGGGCAGTGGACCCATCTGGTTGGACGACGTCATTTGTTCAGGAAGGGAACCATCGATAACAGACTGCAGACATCCAGGGTTCGGGGTCCACAACTGTGGACATAATGAAGATGCCAGCATCATCTGTGACAGtaagtgtttatatatatttaaagttggGTCCAGTTGTTATTGCTCACATTTGACTGGAAAATTGCCTCATTGATACATTTCAacatatattgttattttgtggcACAATACGTCaaatgtgcagtaaatgtttatgtcaaGAAAGTAAAGTAGAGTTTTGTGCCTCAGGATAACATCATCAATTATATCTTTAACTGgagtgacactcagtagagcacaaactgtACCTCCGCTTACAGTCAATCCCACACATATTTGTCTAATTCTAatggtagaaatataaaagaaaaaaaggaagtggtctgataacctaaattatttatctgtcgtacaaaacatagttacagaaagtggaaaaagattcTGAATCCAACCCttaatctgcatccacaccaaaatgtacaTGGTTCTTCCAGGCCCATGCCCCAGCtccccaccaagtttggtggaaatcagttcagtagttttttgcataatcctgctgacgaataCACCAACAAAGTAGAACATCACTCAGTGGCACACGTACCACCACCAAGGActgacagtccccttaaattaattggagctgcatcaaatttcacacattcatagatatcagttcccttaatgtgccaGATTGGATTTCatcaaggtcaatgaattgtttcctgggtaaatggtcaaaatgttgaaaaacgccctatttcacaaagttaaagaaagtaaaaaataaaaactggatGTGACCCGtgatctgaatctgcaccaaaatacaaGTGTTTCTTCTCTGTCCCATATCACAatattccaccaagttttgtggaaatctgtttggtagtttttgagtaatcttgcttacaaacaaacatataaacataacctcctggtcagagataataaaaaagatgttttcctcattaatattgatggaggtgcaggctgttgttgtcttgtgggttcacatagatttttctttcagttcaacCAGGACCAAACTCCACAGTTTCACCAACCACACCTGATCCAGGATCTCAGACCTTCACCTCTGCTTCGCTCACATCTGGCACCtctggaacagcagcagtgcacCACACCACAGATTCACCAACCACACCTGATCCAGGATCTCAGACCTTCACCTCTGCTTCGCTCACATCTGGCACCTCTGGAACAACAGCAGTGGACAACAGCACAGGAGTCGAGGGACAGGTCCGCCTGGCCAATGGAGGAAACAGCTCCTGCTCTGGCAGAGTAGAGATCTTCCTCCGTGGACAGTGGGGGACGGTGTGTGATGACAACTGGGACCTGGTTGATgctcaggtggtgtgcagacagctgggttGTGGCAGGGTCCTGTCAGCACCACAACGAGCACGTTTTGGACAGGGCAGAGGGCCCATCTGGTTGGACGATGTCGCTTGCTCCGGCAGCGAATCAAAGCTGACCGAGTGCCGGCACCGAGGGATTGGATCTCACAACTGTCGTCACAGTGAGGATGCTGGTGTCGTCTGTGAAGGTAAATGCTTATTTGTAGATTTAAAGCCAATGAAATCTCCCTGTCAGACAACATAGGATAACATTAGAGAACAGAAATATGGAATATGTGCTTCACGCTGATATCAATGGAGTTTTTATAGAAATCCTATTGAAGTGTgtctttcatctgtgtctctaatcaacagtattttgttgcatgtgtgtctcgTAGCTGCTTCACCAGTGAGGCTGGTCAACTCTGACAACCGCTGCTCTGGCAGAGTGGAGATCTACCATGCTGGACAGTGGGGGACAGTGTGTGACGATTCCTGGGACCTGAACGATGCCAAtgtggtgtgcagacagctgggcTGTGGCAGGGCTCGTTCAGCACTGCAAAATGCTGCTTTTGGACAGGGCAGTGGACCCATCTGGTTGGACGACGTCATTTGTTCAGGAAGGGAACCATCGATAACAGACTGCAGACATCCAGGGTTCGGGGTCCACAACTGTAGACATAATGAAGATGCAAGTGTAGTCTGTGAATGTAGGTTTACTTCTCATATTGCTCATTACACACAGTGTTAATTGAAGTTCTCGTCTAGTTCTCATCTGGTATTTACCATCTCATCTTCTTTTGTGCACACTTTTATTTactgactttttaaaactttttctttaGTCCAACACCCTCCACTCCAGCCTCCTCAGCTCATCTGTGGACGTGATAAAATCCAAATAGGGCTAAATATGGCTGCCATAACATCCATGGGTTTGAACCCACTCTCCGGAAACCTGGCAGTTCGCAACTGCTCCTGGGTCAGAATGAATAATGATGTAGTTTGGTACGAGGTGGACGCTCAGGCAGGTGCCTGTGGAAACACACTGAGGGTAAATACTTTGTTAATTTTCAAGTTATgtccattcatttattattacgATAATTAAGAGGAAGCTATTGGTTCCCAAATGTACTCCTCTGCAGGGAGCTCAGATTAGCAGGAACTGGCAGAGACAATATCTTAAACCCAGATCTTCTGCCTGTATGACAAAACCACTCAAACTGTAATAGAGCTTCAAGTGACTAATAATTGAAccactctctgtctttcagACCAACCGTACACACGCCATCTACTCCAACAGTTTATTTCTCTACCGAGGAAATGTGTCCTTCTCACGTCCTGTGAGTCTTCCCTTCTCCTGTGCGTATCCCCTCGACACAGACGCCAGCATGAATGTGGCTATCAGACCAGTCCTGCTGTAAGTACCTTTTTATTGAATACGACAATCACTCACTTTTTACAGTTGTAAAATGGTCAAGACGATCCTGGTGAAAATTGATCTAGTAGTCTATGCTACTTTTAACCAATCATGTCAGCGTAAGCATGCATTGCTGTTTGCCACAGTGGCTTTATACCTCCAGGACACATCAATGTCACCTGTGTAGGATTTTAGGTCATCATAATAACAAGGCTTATATTTTTGACAGGACTGCAGGTGGCCTCTCAGGCTTAGGTAGCAGAGCTAGAGCCTCCATGTCTCTGTTCCGCACCTCCACCTTCACTCAGCCTTATCCATCTGGCTTGATCACTCTCCCTGTGGGCTCACCTCTGCATGTGGGCGTCTCTGTATTAGTCAGAGACCCAAGCTTTGTAGTTGTCCTGGAGAACTGCTACGCCTCTAACTCATCAAACCCCAATGATACCACACGATACTTTTTCATCCAGAACAAGTAAGTGTCCCTCTTCATCATTATGCTTTGTGGTTTATATTGGAAATGTGGGGAAAAGACTGTGTATAAGGTGATGTATAATGGCCCATCCTCACTGCCAGGTGCCCCACTGACCGACAACAAGTGGCAGTGATTGAGAGCGGCTCATCCCGACAGGCTCGTTTCTCCGCCCTGTTTTTCCTGATCCACGGTGAATACAGTGACATTTAcctccactgcagcctcagcctGTGTGACCAGAGGAGCTCCCGCTGTGCCCCAGTACGTCACACGTttcacattatcattatcattttcaGTCAATAGTCACTGCAGCTTTACACTGGTTTTGATTGGATCTGTTATTCCCCCTCCTTTCATAGTCTTGCAGAAGGAGGACATCTCGCTCTGTTTCCAGCTCTGCTCCTATGAACCCCCTCACCATTGGACCAATCACTTGTGAGTATGATTAACTATGTGCTCTCAGGATTGGATGTGTCAACACAATGATCAAtacagaatgaatcaccatgtttttactctttctctttatcttcAGGGTACAAGTCACCTGAttgagctggtaacatatagtaataatacaaaCTCATTTCATAGTgtgatattattttgtttgaatttctttattcataaatcgataataaaaaaacatatgttACATTGCATAATTGAATCGTAACACACATTGGTATTCCTGATTTGTACTAGCTGTGTAATGAGCTGTGAAAtgattgaagaaaataaaaatcaatgacagagtacttttcttcttctttgtgtttattttcagaaatagtttaaataaatgcacattcATATCCACTCATCAAGCACATTATAAATATACATCCATACATACTGAGGCAGGCAATAACAGTGGTTAAAGGGAATGTGCAAAAGCAAGTGTGCATGTAGTCTGTTGTGCAAAGACACAATGTCAGTAAAGCAAGTTGTCCTTTTTTTATGTGGGGAGGGGAAGACAGTGGCAGTGTTTGGAGGTGTTAATCAGTTTTATGGCCTGAGGGTAAAATGTGTCTTGGAGTCTTGGAGTCCTGCATTTCAGACTGGTGTGAGGAGGTGATGCTGAGTGAGGtctttggttgtgttgttggcTCTTCTGAAGACTCTCTGCTGGTAGATGTACTGCAGAGATGAAGGCCTGATCCTGGGatgtgtgaataaatgtgatACAACCTTTTCTGCTcataacaaaagaaaatccagatTACATGATTGATATTAGTGATCCTGATGTGGTCATCTCCCAACCAAATATTGAGGTTTCACTCACCCCTGCCTTCCTTTGTTCTATTCTGATGGTATGAGTGCCTCAGATATGACCTCCAGAGGATGTCAGGAGAATTTCGTACCGACTTTTTCCTGAGTTTGCCttatacacatgcacaatgcagaagaagattctccactcagatgCATTCATAACATCACAGAAatctggagcgttcaggtgagaggtggtgcagcaggcggaggcaggacCTAATGTATTCATTTCATTGCGGtgatcaagtgtttttgtttacagcacatcgacacagGTATTGGccctcttgacatctttgttgccACTTCTACGTGTATGCCACTGCTTTTTCATCGTGatatatttgatttctttttttgttttaatttatgcatctgttgcatgttagaaacttcatcaacacacccactcgctcgttgtgaatcctgcggaggatctgttttctcacattcgCTCATTGGGACATTCTACAGACTTTTAACTTGGGGGGCTGAGAAActttcactcagacatttgaatATCTGGAGGATCTCTTGAGATCAGTAGatctgaaagcagtttaacaACACACTGATTTATGGAAGAGTTCATCCTGAATTCCCCCTCACatttaacactttttatttaaaggtttagtgaataaaatttaggtgaaagggatccattGGCAGAAATTGATTATAGAAAAATCCTAGTAATGTTTTTACAGACGTCCAAACTggtcaaacacattttgagtttttatgacaactgaaggcagccacaggttctctctcatgatggaaggggagggtgagatgaggggtattcagctgcaacatgaaacttcaccactagatgtcactaaattgtaAACACTAAACCTTTAACATGCTCCTGAGCTGGTGTgggctaaaataaaaaagttgctGACTGCTCTGGTTGAAGGTCACAGTTTAGCTTCCTGCTCTATGAAACTCATGATGATGGCCAATGTGTGCAGGGGCGTGGCTTTTAGATCCACTTTTTGATTGACAGGCTTAGAGCCCAATAGCGTGGCTTGCTGGCACGGAGGGGGCGGGGCGCAGGATGACCACTGTTTCTCACTCGGGTCCAGGCTTTGGAGCAGTCCGGTTTCATTTCCGCTCGGTTCACAGAAAACAGCTCGTAACTTTTCTGCAGCGaaggccgccgccgccgccatgTCCAATAACAATGCCAGCAACAACCTAATAATCGCTCAGAGGGCCGTGAAGCAGCTCCGGTTAGAGGCCAGTATCCGGAGGATCAAGGTACGAGCcccagctcacacacaaacacggaagAAGAGCGAGTTCACCCGCTGCTGAACGAGACAGAGACCAACTGTGGCTGAAATGACTCACATGGACTCTCTGGTGTTTTAGGCTTCAacaaagttacacacacacactttggtttGTGGTTGATTAAACCTCCAGCTACCAGCGAGCGACTTTCTTCCGCGTTTCATCGGCTGTCATCGTCTGTTTGTGGGGGGGGAAGTGTGACAGTGGTGTAAGAGTTAAACTTGTTAATGTCAGTAATgtcaaaggaaagaaaaagttacGCAGTGGACGTAAACCTGTCCTGCGCCACCGCTGCGTGCAAAttgaatgcaaaaaaaacaaagtgccTGTTAGAGTGTGAGCGAGAAGCAGCGGTTCTGTGGTTTGACAGCAGGTCAGCGGGGCCATTACCATACTGAACATGTgttcatgtgacacacacacttgtttgcGCAGCTATCTTTGCTAGGACTTTCCACAGACCTCTGAAATTAAGTTTTGCCTTATCTTGACCGGGTTTTCGGTCCCTATGAGGTTTACTGGTGCCGGTCAGTGTTTCTACTGGGAAAAGTCCTGAAGAGCTcacaaaaatctttttttaagaCTTTCCATTGACTTACATTGTTTGTAGAAAGCCGACCCAAAACCTGATagctaaccttaaccatgaacAATTCATGCCTTATCCTAATCTTTACCTAACCACAAGTCACATCTTAGGActaaccttaaagggatagttcacccaaaaatgtaaattccctcattatctgctcaccactatgccactggaggggtgggtgaagtgtttgactccACAAAACAATTTTGGAGTTTTAGGGGtgaacagcgttgcagccaaatccaatgcaATCAAAGTAACTGCCGACCACATcttcaaacatgaaaaaacaactGTCAACCAATGGTCCATAAGCCCTGATATTCAGATTGGACTCAAACGGTGTCacttacaccatgtttttagcctaaatgtcaaTGTGATCCTTCTGCCTTGAGCCGCGGCTCCGGAGGAGGatcacagtggacatttaggctaacctcagaaattaagttttgcCTCATTGGTACAGAATTTTGGTCCTAAGAGGTGACAAAAACGATCACATGCACAGGTTTGGACAGCCATCCTTAGTAGgcctttgcattgacttccattaaTTGTGGACAGCCtcaccaaaaccttatccctaaccctaaccaatTCATTTtgaaccttaacctaaccacaattcacatcttaccccTGACCTTGACCTCAAAAATCCCGTTTTGCCTCATCAGGCCTGAgttttggtccccatgaggtctactggtcctgacaaggtcactGTTTATGTTGGAAAAGGTCTAGAGATGTTCGGATACTATTTGTCTCTTCCCGATTCCGATACCTGGACTATGTGTATCGGCCGATACTGAGACGTGGTATCGGATCGGTAGATAGAACTGCATACTCCCCGATGCCTGAGGCATTTCCGCTGCtggtattggaacatctcttAAAGGTCCCTAAAGAGACAACAAAAcgagtatacacacacacacacacacacacacacacacacacacacacacacacacacacacacacacactcacaatcacacTATCATCATATGTCTGGCTCTGCAGGTGTCccaggctgctgctgagctgagaAACTTCTGTCTGCAAAATGCCTCCAAGGACCCTCTCCTGGTCGGGGTCCCCTCCAGTGATAATCCCTTCAGACCCCCTAAATCCTGCTCCCTGTTCTGAGGTAAGCCTGCCTTGCTCCCCCACTCAGGCACTAACTGAGGAGATAAGCTGCACAATTAATTACAGTAGGGAGGACGTTAATTACCTCCCTACATTCAGATAAGACTAGGGCTGTAAAATTACGCAGAATCCATGGTTCGGACCTCGGTTTTTGAGCCACAGTTCGGTTCATAcctactttttatttattttgtttgggggggggggggggtgtaagaAAAAGCTTGGGGGGAAATGTCTTGGTTTCATTAACACTaaagaacatgttggacttAACTTCAAATGAAACCACGTAAACAAAATAACCAAAGAATAGGAAAGAGGTGAGGGTGTGTGTACTGTATCTCCCACAATCTGAACATCCAGAGTTCAATCCGTATATATACAAAGTCTGTTTCAGTCTCCCCCACAAGCCCGACACAGTTCAGTTCAATCCAgatcaaacaatgaaaaatagattcaacaaaaataatcagttCCGGGTTTCACTGCAGATCTTCATAAagcaacaactcaggaaagtaaacagaaagagaagcgTCTTTGTCGCTTCCATCACAACAGCGTTCctataaacaatatttttatctttgtgtttcGCAAACCGAAACCAAGGACGTCCTGATCGCGGTTTCGGTTTTGGATCAAGAATCGTTACAGCCCTAGTTTAGACTGAAATCAATCTGACCGGTGCTTCAGATCCCCAAGGCTCTAATATTTCAGTTGACCTATCTGGAATGATTCGTCCATAAGTGGATTAGTCAAACGCAAGAAACTTTATTTCCAACTATTTTAATATTCGATTTGGAATCAAACTAGTCTAGAATGTCTCAGAAAATAACTTATTACTTCTTAACTTATAACATATTAATCCTTATCTTCAAATAGATCGATTTTTCCAACCATTAACTGAAGCAAACATTTGCAAATGTTCGTCACTTTTACTTAAAAGATTTTTAGAATTATTTGATTAGAAAAATGATTCTAGATTCCTTTTCTGTAACTCAAATAATTTACTCATTTTTTCAGCTATTATTCTGTTGCTTATAAAGACTATta
Protein-coding regions in this window:
- the si:ch211-286b5.5 gene encoding guanine nucleotide-binding protein G(I)/G(S)/G(O) subunit gamma-10, with product MSNNNASNNLIIAQRAVKQLRLEASIRRIKVSQAAAELRNFCLQNASKDPLLVGVPSSDNPFRPPKSCSLF